One part of the Enterococcus sp. DIV1094 genome encodes these proteins:
- the essB gene encoding type VII secretion protein EssB, which produces MSHIKDISETIIIETTADMVEVTLNAKQYQLDRLEQYQLFLAQKKHLLSGRIVESSEEKLVIQYQKSKQIYSLQECLKRTELFQRLLLAQKISFLSEFLTSPIQPFIHPANLFLFGEEIIVGHRGFAHSIIPYEATEEEFLKQYRALILTILHPKYDYEQLIEGNGTLKDELSKRIQGANSVAEIDRMIGEQVVQQKAKRATEIQMVNKKSYLVFKWGTLILGILTIGLAITTGIYAFDRLPAQERISSAETQYIANNYAGVLTTLKDDKPEDLPNGAQYVAAVSAIQLDNLSNEQKTAILNNISQKSNENTLLYWIYIGRGDFDRSLDIAQNLGDNQYILHAYTKLYDATRANNKMSGQKKQELLISYEEEINKYLEILEGGTDSNEAN; this is translated from the coding sequence GTGAGCCACATAAAAGATATTTCTGAGACGATCATCATTGAGACAACAGCTGATATGGTAGAAGTAACACTGAATGCGAAACAGTACCAGTTGGATCGCCTAGAACAGTATCAACTATTCTTAGCACAAAAAAAACATTTACTTTCTGGACGGATCGTAGAGTCTTCAGAAGAAAAACTAGTCATTCAGTACCAAAAAAGTAAACAAATCTATTCTTTGCAAGAATGTCTGAAACGAACAGAACTTTTTCAACGATTATTGCTTGCACAAAAAATCAGTTTCTTATCCGAGTTTTTAACCAGCCCCATCCAACCTTTCATCCATCCGGCAAATCTATTTTTATTCGGGGAAGAAATCATCGTAGGGCATCGGGGGTTTGCGCATTCAATCATTCCTTATGAAGCAACCGAAGAAGAATTTTTGAAGCAATATCGCGCGTTGATTCTAACGATTTTACATCCCAAGTACGATTATGAGCAATTGATTGAAGGAAATGGCACCTTGAAGGATGAGCTTTCGAAGCGAATCCAAGGAGCAAATAGTGTCGCAGAAATTGATCGCATGATCGGCGAACAGGTCGTGCAACAAAAAGCAAAGCGTGCGACTGAAATCCAAATGGTGAACAAAAAAAGCTACCTTGTTTTTAAATGGGGAACACTGATATTAGGAATTTTAACAATCGGTTTAGCGATTACGACAGGTATCTATGCGTTTGATCGACTTCCCGCACAAGAACGGATCAGCTCGGCTGAAACGCAGTACATTGCCAATAATTATGCAGGGGTCTTAACAACATTAAAGGATGATAAACCTGAAGATCTTCCTAATGGTGCCCAATACGTCGCTGCAGTCAGCGCAATACAACTGGATAATTTGTCCAATGAACAAAAAACAGCGATATTGAACAACATTTCCCAAAAATCAAATGAAAATACCTTGCTCTACTGGATCTACATCGGGCGGGGAGATTTTGATCGATCCTTAGATATCGCACAAAATCTCGGTGATAATCAATATATTTTGCATGCCTACACCAAATTATATGACGCCACAAGAGCAAACAATAAAATGAGTGGCCAGAAGAAGCAAGAATTACTAATCAGTTATGAGGAAGAAATCAATAAGTACTTAGAAATTTTAGAAGGCGGGACGGATAGCAATGAAGCAAACTAA
- a CDS encoding type VII secretion protein, YukD family, whose product MEKNQAIGISLQVKEEIIDLQIPIQVTITRLKELLKEALTQNGSSLPDTFDLVVLNKPIRLKEEAYVADYPLSEGDHLLIHESQQKAEERT is encoded by the coding sequence TTGGAAAAAAATCAAGCAATCGGTATTAGTTTACAAGTCAAAGAAGAAATCATTGATTTGCAAATTCCGATCCAAGTAACGATTACACGATTGAAAGAATTATTAAAAGAAGCTTTAACGCAAAATGGTTCGTCACTGCCTGATACGTTCGATTTAGTCGTATTGAATAAACCAATCCGCTTAAAAGAAGAGGCCTATGTAGCGGATTACCCATTAAGTGAAGGCGATCATTTGCTGATTCATGAATCTCAACAAAAAGCGGAGGAACGAACGTGA
- the esaA gene encoding type VII secretion protein EsaA: protein MKNRLKQKQPFILAIFASLSLLLFFAYIGFEEKSIITSNASPTSKMQYVLVNEDRGADFEGQQYLLGTDFVTLINKDTTNRWETTTRNIATAGLENGQFDAKIIIPQDFSERLLSLQSINPEKAIIEYQVRDGQNEITNQMIEEQVNQILTNFNQRVVQMYFSSIVGNLSEAQQNVNKMTNTHSSYQQNLENTIYQPFKNIPDNYASVLDTTSILEKTNSTFNAQQQAFVDSVQTLLDRNNTSLEETHQETESVQETIVDYTKEANEKINEAIEQFNQQVDVQKNQLAAQWENATIDYTNQHDLFNDAILTQFSNFYTSNEQNSMGVYWDFLTQATAFQTNQQARIEEIQQQITELESQVEQLERLKGQIANAYYNDPTSTPETATEDQVKHAIIKLMTNQRNEPKLDGAYQSVIEQALPQIPTDSLAQLLAELQNQAVISQDQAAIFNDELTIVTRYANDFDQPIGSEASFAYLEPRAQHEANISLPTAYQQISIDLNQETVLSIQTEEQYGAVTFDPTHDFTEMENDLNQLLAPYNYETAIRIDTDHSLTILKPWVIEPEEETEEGDHRLENPSLPETLAFEIKIPLSWQLTPEQQTTSYNQVFYTWMINERVQQTNEYSVYLPMDQPLIDDVPQILELFQLLSTTAQQIVTLFGAPHHSITTPAYRLMIDQPENIGKSLIELADSRSIYWLYNNLQESDKPLMISEQLYQEYKKTGDQLYGDTENQLIALQAVIGSPGTRESEEQKPTLYGTLHLMTLPQTFVEEADKLNQWFASANQHIHTVYTGWQQTAQIEAESVITEGNPHPKENEYAMIEARTTNLIETMQGLMASSKSAAEVTGQSAAEVADIAPTIEQLKESTVEVQDNANTILSNLSSSLDESAQTISENQLYAEAFSGVLSNTRNGGADNPHVFNFLASPILGQVSFGQTRQSSLTPYYVTLIGGFTILLVSFQLSSVMKKRVVSSADLLVTPNRLWKNIPNMVAILSVTFVLSLIYSILTTTVSGAAHSFIWFIYAFLVFASGQLVLLGFMRQFKKITLYLCGGIFGLFFMLTPLLGVAIKNGSLTEVLYRLSPLQNVQNGFTVLMNEGVIGWGSYLLLILFLLFGIVLNFIVRPEEKKEQASE from the coding sequence TTGAAAAATCGATTGAAGCAAAAGCAACCTTTTATTCTTGCAATCTTTGCAAGTCTATCTTTGCTTCTTTTCTTTGCTTATATTGGATTTGAAGAAAAGAGTATCATCACGAGTAATGCTAGTCCGACATCAAAAATGCAATATGTTTTAGTGAACGAAGATCGAGGCGCAGATTTTGAAGGTCAGCAGTACTTATTAGGAACAGATTTTGTGACATTGATCAATAAAGATACTACAAATCGTTGGGAAACTACGACACGCAATATTGCAACAGCAGGACTAGAGAATGGCCAATTCGATGCAAAAATCATTATTCCCCAAGATTTTTCGGAAAGACTATTATCTTTACAAAGCATCAATCCAGAAAAAGCGATCATCGAATATCAAGTGCGGGATGGACAAAATGAAATCACGAACCAAATGATCGAAGAACAGGTAAATCAGATTTTAACAAACTTCAATCAACGTGTCGTACAGATGTATTTCTCGAGTATTGTAGGGAATCTATCTGAGGCACAACAAAATGTGAACAAAATGACCAACACGCACAGCAGCTATCAACAAAATCTGGAAAATACGATTTACCAACCATTCAAAAATATTCCAGACAATTATGCTAGTGTGCTGGATACAACGAGTATCTTGGAGAAAACTAATAGTACATTCAACGCCCAACAACAAGCCTTTGTAGATTCAGTGCAAACTCTTTTAGATCGCAATAATACAAGTTTGGAAGAAACACATCAAGAGACAGAAAGTGTCCAGGAGACGATTGTCGACTATACAAAAGAAGCAAATGAAAAAATCAACGAAGCAATCGAGCAATTCAATCAACAAGTCGATGTACAAAAAAATCAATTAGCCGCTCAATGGGAAAATGCAACGATTGATTATACCAACCAACATGATTTGTTCAATGATGCGATTTTAACTCAGTTTAGCAATTTTTATACATCAAATGAGCAAAACAGTATGGGCGTGTATTGGGATTTTTTGACTCAGGCAACGGCTTTTCAAACGAATCAACAGGCACGCATTGAAGAGATCCAACAACAAATTACCGAGTTGGAAAGTCAGGTCGAGCAGTTAGAACGATTAAAAGGACAAATTGCCAATGCCTATTATAACGATCCGACAAGTACACCTGAAACTGCCACAGAAGATCAAGTCAAACATGCAATCATCAAGTTGATGACGAATCAAAGGAATGAACCGAAACTAGATGGCGCGTATCAATCAGTGATTGAACAAGCCTTGCCGCAAATACCAACAGATAGTTTGGCTCAATTATTAGCTGAATTACAAAACCAAGCAGTGATCAGTCAGGATCAGGCGGCGATTTTTAATGATGAGTTAACGATCGTGACACGTTATGCCAATGATTTTGATCAACCAATCGGGAGTGAAGCTTCTTTTGCTTATCTTGAACCAAGGGCACAACATGAAGCAAACATTTCTTTACCTACAGCCTATCAACAGATTTCAATTGATTTAAATCAAGAAACGGTTCTCTCTATACAAACAGAAGAGCAATATGGGGCGGTCACTTTTGATCCAACACATGATTTTACAGAAATGGAAAATGACTTGAATCAGTTGTTGGCACCCTACAATTATGAAACAGCGATTCGAATAGATACAGACCATTCTTTGACGATCCTAAAGCCTTGGGTGATTGAGCCGGAGGAGGAAACGGAAGAGGGAGATCATCGTTTAGAAAATCCTTCATTGCCAGAGACATTGGCTTTTGAAATAAAGATTCCTTTGAGCTGGCAATTGACTCCAGAACAGCAGACGACTTCATACAATCAGGTGTTTTACACATGGATGATCAATGAACGTGTACAACAGACGAATGAATACTCGGTTTATCTTCCGATGGATCAGCCTTTGATCGATGATGTGCCACAAATATTGGAGTTGTTTCAACTGCTGAGTACCACTGCACAACAAATTGTTACGCTATTTGGTGCACCCCACCACTCTATAACGACACCCGCATACCGACTGATGATCGATCAACCAGAAAATATAGGGAAATCCCTCATTGAATTAGCTGATTCTCGGTCGATCTACTGGCTTTACAACAATCTTCAGGAAAGTGATAAGCCTTTGATGATCAGTGAACAGCTGTACCAGGAATATAAAAAAACAGGAGATCAATTGTATGGCGACACAGAGAATCAACTCATTGCTTTACAAGCGGTCATTGGTTCCCCAGGGACGAGAGAGTCCGAAGAACAAAAACCAACTTTGTACGGTACGTTGCACCTTATGACGTTACCACAAACGTTTGTGGAAGAAGCAGACAAATTAAATCAGTGGTTTGCTTCTGCGAATCAACATATCCATACAGTTTACACCGGTTGGCAACAAACGGCACAAATAGAAGCGGAATCTGTCATCACAGAAGGAAATCCACATCCTAAAGAAAATGAATACGCGATGATTGAAGCTCGTACAACCAATCTAATCGAAACGATGCAAGGATTGATGGCAAGTTCAAAGTCAGCAGCTGAAGTTACCGGACAATCTGCGGCGGAAGTAGCTGATATTGCTCCGACGATCGAACAACTTAAAGAGTCGACGGTCGAAGTACAGGACAATGCAAACACTATTTTAAGCAATCTAAGTTCGTCTCTCGATGAATCGGCACAGACGATTTCAGAAAATCAACTATATGCTGAAGCATTTAGTGGCGTCCTTTCAAATACAAGGAATGGTGGAGCAGACAATCCACATGTCTTTAATTTTCTTGCCAGTCCAATTTTAGGGCAAGTAAGTTTTGGTCAAACAAGACAAAGTTCATTGACTCCATACTATGTGACGCTGATCGGTGGGTTTACGATCCTGTTAGTATCCTTCCAATTATCTAGCGTGATGAAAAAACGAGTCGTGTCTTCTGCCGATTTATTGGTTACGCCAAACCGTCTATGGAAAAACATACCCAATATGGTGGCTATACTCAGCGTGACGTTTGTGCTATCGCTTATTTACAGTATTTTAACGACCACAGTATCAGGTGCTGCGCATTCTTTTATTTGGTTCATTTATGCGTTTTTAGTCTTTGCCAGTGGACAATTGGTTCTTTTAGGGTTCATGCGTCAATTCAAAAAGATCACGTTGTATCTATGTGGTGGGATTTTTGGCTTGTTCTTCATGTTGACCCCTTTGTTGGGCGTAGCGATCAAAAATGGTTCGTTAACGGAAGTACTCTACCGTCTGTCACCTCTACAGAATGTTCAAAATGGGTTTACCGTATTGATGAATGAAGGGGTCATCGGTTGGGGAAGTTACCTACTCCTGATTCTCTTCCTTTTGTTTGGAATCGTACTGAACTTTATTGTCCGACCGGAAGAAAAGAAAGAGCAAGCAAGTGAATAA
- a CDS encoding WXG100 family type VII secretion target, whose protein sequence is MAGVIAVTPEQLKSQAQVYSQAASQIQEAIRKVNSMNQQISQQWKGQAFQAYLEQYNQLEGNVRQMEELLESINQQLNKYADTVAERDRQDAGSFGF, encoded by the coding sequence ATGGCAGGAGTAATTGCAGTCACACCCGAACAACTGAAGTCACAAGCACAGGTTTATTCACAGGCAGCATCTCAGATCCAGGAAGCAATCCGCAAAGTCAATTCAATGAACCAACAAATCAGTCAACAGTGGAAAGGGCAAGCGTTTCAAGCCTATTTGGAACAATACAATCAGTTAGAAGGCAACGTGCGACAAATGGAAGAACTTCTTGAAAGTATCAACCAACAGTTGAACAAATATGCTGATACTGTCGCAGAACGCGATCGTCAAGATGCCGGTTCGTTTGGCTTTTAA
- a CDS encoding Rgg/GadR/MutR family transcriptional regulator, producing the protein MEVWEIVEFVRKQKGITIAELCGEEASRSVYKRFIQNKADTTVSKLTYFLKKLNLDYDELQLFNFPNDLSEVNRLMQEAVVAFEKKDSLELHSIIMLYETEEPSTQRERHLVSLCRLMIAQLKEEKIDVLSSEVYQYLMKAQTWTRYEIFLFTNCMYAFHSKFIDLILEKSFLSLAVYEENRSGQSETFRMLANGLILFIKNQDRRLIWKYGAKLEEYFLEEELYYERNLQLFLQGVWYIIKGNEKGKYHVKKALAVSCYLDSKQQYQKKYELLRFVEQIYRVDFGLKSELPAPDHQMSL; encoded by the coding sequence ATGGAAGTATGGGAAATCGTTGAATTTGTTAGAAAGCAAAAAGGAATAACGATCGCAGAACTTTGCGGGGAGGAAGCTAGTCGTTCTGTTTATAAACGCTTTATTCAAAACAAAGCAGATACGACAGTCAGTAAGTTGACTTACTTTTTGAAAAAACTCAATTTAGACTACGATGAACTACAGTTATTTAATTTTCCAAATGATTTATCCGAGGTTAATCGATTGATGCAAGAAGCGGTAGTGGCTTTTGAGAAAAAAGATAGTTTGGAATTACATAGTATTATCATGTTGTATGAAACAGAAGAACCTAGTACACAAAGAGAACGTCATCTGGTCAGCCTTTGTCGCTTGATGATCGCACAATTAAAAGAAGAAAAAATCGACGTATTGTCTTCAGAAGTTTATCAATATTTAATGAAGGCGCAGACATGGACACGTTATGAGATTTTTTTATTTACCAATTGTATGTATGCGTTTCATTCTAAATTTATTGATTTGATCTTAGAAAAATCGTTTCTGAGTTTGGCGGTCTACGAAGAAAATCGCAGTGGACAAAGTGAGACGTTTCGTATGTTGGCAAATGGCCTCATTCTATTTATTAAAAATCAAGATCGCCGTCTGATTTGGAAATATGGGGCAAAACTGGAAGAATATTTCCTTGAAGAAGAACTATATTATGAGCGAAACTTGCAACTGTTTTTGCAAGGCGTCTGGTACATCATCAAGGGAAATGAAAAAGGAAAGTATCACGTGAAAAAGGCATTAGCGGTCAGTTGCTACTTGGATTCAAAGCAACAATATCAGAAAAAATACGAACTGTTACGCTTTGTGGAGCAAATTTATCGCGTTGACTTTGGACTAAAGAGTGAGTTGCCAGCGCCAGATCATCAAATGTCATTATAA
- a CDS encoding phytoene/squalene synthase family protein produces MTKTNQELFEKHAEDFAYCETVIKKYSKSFYAAFSQLPEKKAKSVYAIYAFCRLADDTVDLAHSEEKLLALKQQLDAFALGEIPDEPIWRALSVVFSVYPMNLAPFYDMIEGQKQDLVFTQPETFADLEDYCYYVAGSVGLMLLPLLSDQAEEIQSPAKLLGEAMQLTNILRDIGEDNQMGRIYLPKEMMRDYGVTEAMLHASKPTKSLIDLWEAVANEAEQKYEASFAMLPLIDPNCRLALTAAAMIYKEQLTVIRENHYLMLDRKNYVSQLRKVQLLRKAKKDVEKRKDDSHQSTL; encoded by the coding sequence ATGACAAAAACTAATCAGGAATTGTTTGAAAAACACGCGGAAGATTTTGCATATTGTGAAACAGTGATAAAAAAATATTCAAAATCTTTTTATGCAGCGTTTTCTCAACTTCCTGAAAAAAAAGCAAAAAGTGTCTATGCCATTTATGCCTTCTGTCGCTTGGCAGATGATACCGTTGACTTAGCACATAGCGAAGAAAAGTTGTTGGCATTAAAACAGCAATTAGATGCCTTTGCATTGGGGGAAATTCCTGACGAACCCATTTGGCGTGCCTTGTCAGTTGTCTTTTCCGTTTACCCAATGAATTTGGCGCCCTTTTACGACATGATCGAAGGTCAAAAACAAGATCTAGTCTTTACCCAGCCAGAAACGTTTGCCGACTTAGAAGACTATTGTTACTATGTCGCAGGTAGTGTCGGCTTGATGCTATTACCTTTACTATCTGATCAAGCAGAAGAGATCCAATCGCCAGCAAAACTACTGGGTGAAGCGATGCAGTTGACGAATATTTTACGGGATATCGGTGAAGATAACCAAATGGGACGGATTTATTTGCCAAAGGAAATGATGCGTGATTATGGTGTGACAGAAGCGATGTTGCATGCAAGTAAACCTACTAAATCACTGATTGATCTGTGGGAAGCAGTAGCCAATGAAGCAGAACAAAAATACGAAGCTTCTTTTGCGATGCTTCCTTTGATCGATCCAAATTGCCGCTTGGCACTAACTGCTGCTGCGATGATCTATAAAGAGCAATTAACAGTGATCAGAGAAAATCATTATCTGATGTTAGATCGTAAGAACTATGTCAGTCAGTTAAGAAAAGTCCAACTACTAAGAAAAGCAAAAAAAGATGTCGAAAAACGAAAAGATGATTCACATCAATCAACTTTATAA
- a CDS encoding phytoene desaturase family protein encodes MKKVIVTGAGVAGLSAAVRLQKLGYEVTLYEKESGPGGKMNQIKKDGFTFDVGPTIVMMPEIYREVFEFCGKNPDDYIPMEKVDPMLKLYFNKEEPLEFSNDLIELTKTLEAISQEDAQGYYAFLADIYKRYNIAKEAFITKSFRGFWDFYNPKSLWAGIRLRTFSDAYSSIAKFVKDERLRKSLAFQTLYIGVSPYQGPSLYTIIPMIELLYGVHFIKGGMYTLATSLAKLLEELGGTIHYNTPVDELIIENKVAKGVRIGQERVEADAVVCGADFPYAMKELIPDEKNRGKYTDKKIDKMEYSCSCFLLYLGLDKKYPGNYLHSIYFADDFKRNIDDLFEDGRLPEDPSFYLYRPTIMDESLAPENHEGLYVLVPVPELSKYEDWSEAKVQEYRQKVLTLLKEKTDFTDIEEHIVSESYYTPKDFEQHFNAYNGATFGLKPTLKQSNYYRPHNKFASAENLYFCGSSTHPGAGVPIVMQSAKLAVEELVKDDKN; translated from the coding sequence ATGAAAAAAGTCATTGTAACAGGTGCAGGAGTGGCAGGATTAAGTGCAGCTGTACGTTTGCAAAAATTAGGCTATGAAGTAACACTGTACGAAAAAGAAAGTGGTCCTGGCGGCAAAATGAACCAAATCAAAAAAGATGGGTTCACGTTTGATGTCGGCCCGACGATCGTGATGATGCCTGAAATCTATCGCGAAGTGTTTGAATTTTGTGGAAAGAACCCGGATGACTACATTCCGATGGAAAAAGTTGATCCGATGTTGAAGCTTTACTTCAATAAAGAAGAACCACTCGAGTTTTCAAATGATCTCATTGAATTGACTAAGACACTCGAAGCGATTTCGCAAGAAGATGCGCAAGGCTATTATGCGTTTCTAGCGGATATCTACAAGCGTTATAACATAGCCAAAGAGGCATTTATTACTAAATCCTTTCGTGGTTTTTGGGATTTTTATAATCCTAAATCACTTTGGGCAGGGATTCGTCTCAGAACATTTAGTGACGCATATTCATCGATCGCTAAATTTGTCAAAGATGAACGATTGCGAAAATCATTGGCGTTCCAAACCCTATACATCGGTGTTTCCCCATACCAAGGCCCGTCGTTATACACGATCATCCCAATGATCGAACTCCTCTATGGGGTTCATTTTATCAAGGGAGGTATGTATACTTTAGCGACCTCACTAGCCAAATTACTAGAAGAATTAGGTGGAACGATCCATTATAATACACCCGTTGATGAATTGATCATTGAAAATAAAGTGGCAAAAGGTGTTCGAATCGGCCAGGAACGAGTGGAAGCAGATGCGGTCGTTTGTGGCGCAGATTTCCCTTATGCGATGAAAGAGTTGATCCCTGATGAAAAGAATCGTGGGAAATATACAGATAAGAAAATCGATAAGATGGAATACTCTTGTTCGTGTTTCTTACTTTATTTGGGATTAGATAAAAAATATCCAGGGAATTATCTCCACAGTATTTACTTTGCTGATGACTTCAAACGAAATATTGATGATTTGTTTGAAGACGGTCGGTTGCCTGAAGATCCATCCTTTTATTTATACCGCCCGACGATCATGGATGAGTCACTGGCACCAGAAAATCATGAAGGGCTATATGTGCTAGTTCCAGTTCCGGAACTTTCAAAATATGAAGATTGGTCAGAAGCAAAAGTCCAAGAATACCGCCAAAAAGTATTGACGTTGTTAAAAGAAAAAACGGACTTTACGGATATTGAAGAGCATATCGTGTCAGAAAGTTATTACACACCAAAAGATTTTGAACAACATTTCAATGCGTACAATGGGGCAACGTTTGGCTTGAAGCCAACTTTAAAACAAAGTAATTACTATCGCCCTCATAATAAATTTGCTTCTGCTGAAAATCTATATTTTTGCGGCAGCAGTACACATCCCGGAGCTGGTGTACCAATCGTTATGCAAAGTGCCAAGCTTGCGGTAGAGGAGTTGGTTAAAGATGACAAAAACTAA
- a CDS encoding tRNA dihydrouridine synthase, with protein MKDNFWAELPTPFFVLAPMEDVTDVVFRHVVQKAGAPDVYFTEFTNSDSFCHPDGKESVKGRLTFTEDEQPMVAHIWGDKPEFFREMSIQLAEMGFKGIDINMGCPVPNVAERGKGSGLILRPEVAAELIEAAKAGGLPVSVKTRIGYTEQAEMIDWLSHLLKQDIANLSVHLRTRKEMSKVEAHWELIPEVVALRDKIAPQTKLTINGDIPDRQTGLELAEKYGVDGIMIGRGIFKNPFAFEKEPREHSAEELIDLLRLQLDLQDHYAKEIPRSITGLHRFFKIYVKGFPGANDLRVQLMNTKSTDEVRARLDEFQHKTE; from the coding sequence ATGAAAGATAATTTTTGGGCTGAATTACCTACGCCCTTTTTTGTATTAGCACCAATGGAAGATGTGACAGATGTGGTTTTTCGGCATGTCGTCCAAAAAGCCGGCGCGCCGGATGTGTATTTCACCGAATTTACCAACTCAGATAGCTTTTGTCATCCAGATGGCAAAGAAAGTGTCAAAGGACGTTTGACATTTACCGAAGATGAACAGCCAATGGTGGCACATATTTGGGGAGATAAACCGGAATTTTTCAGAGAGATGAGTATCCAACTAGCTGAAATGGGCTTTAAAGGAATCGACATCAATATGGGCTGCCCGGTACCTAATGTGGCAGAACGAGGAAAAGGCAGCGGGTTGATTTTAAGACCTGAAGTTGCGGCTGAATTGATCGAAGCTGCCAAAGCTGGAGGGTTGCCGGTAAGTGTGAAAACGCGTATTGGTTATACGGAGCAAGCAGAGATGATTGATTGGCTCAGCCATTTGTTAAAGCAAGACATTGCGAATCTTTCTGTTCATTTGCGAACACGTAAAGAAATGAGTAAAGTAGAGGCGCATTGGGAATTGATTCCTGAAGTCGTAGCCTTGCGTGACAAAATCGCACCGCAAACGAAATTGACGATCAATGGCGACATTCCTGACCGCCAAACTGGGCTCGAATTAGCTGAAAAATATGGTGTAGACGGAATCATGATTGGTCGAGGAATCTTTAAAAATCCATTTGCCTTTGAAAAAGAGCCAAGAGAACATTCAGCAGAAGAACTGATTGATCTATTACGTTTACAACTAGATTTGCAAGATCATTATGCAAAAGAAATCCCTCGTTCGATCACTGGATTACATCGCTTCTTTAAAATCTATGTCAAAGGGTTTCCAGGGGCAAATGATTTACGTGTACAATTGATGAACACGAAATCTACCGATGAAGTTCGGGCACGATTAGATGAATTTCAACATAAAACTGAATAA